In one Myotis daubentonii chromosome 1, mMyoDau2.1, whole genome shotgun sequence genomic region, the following are encoded:
- the ZFYVE21 gene encoding zinc finger FYVE domain-containing protein 21 isoform X2, with product MSSEVAARCDAKKLVRSPSGLRMVPEHRAFGSPFGLEEPQWVPDKECPRCMQCDAKFDFLTRKHHCRRCGKCFCDKCCGQKVALPRMCFVDPVRQCAACALVSRKEAEFFDKQLRVLLSGATFLVSFGNSEKSEAMVCRLSSNQRYLLLDGASHHEIEVTHILAVQVLTEGFPAGGGAARATGMSLQYSAPGAEGVAQLKLTAGEDAHGSRKQATAWLAAMHKAAKLLHESRDQ from the exons ATGTCCTCCGAGGTGGCCGCCCGCTGCGACGCCAAGAAGTTGGTGCGCTCGCCCAGCGGCCTGCGCATGGTGCCCGAGCACCGCGCCTTCGGCAGCCCGTTCGGCCTGGAGGAGCCGCAGTGGGTCCCGGACAAGGAG TGCCCCCGGTGCATGCAGTGTGACGCCAAGTTTGACTTTCTCACCAGAAAG CACCACTGCCGCCGCTGCGGAAAGTGCTTCTGCGACAAGTGCTGCGGCCAGAAGGTGGCGCTGCCGCGCATGTGCTTCGTGGACCCCGTGCGCCAGTGCGCGGCCTGCGCGCTCGTGTCACGCAAGGAGGCTGAGTTCTTCGACAAGCAGCTCCGCGTGCTGCTCAGCG GAGCCACCTTCCTCGTAAGTTTTGGAAACTCCGAGAAATCAGAAGCGATGGTTTGTCGCCTTTCCAGCAACCAGAG GTACCTGCTGCTGGATGGGGCCAGCCACCACGAGATCGAGGTCACACACATCTTGGCCGTGCAGGTCCTCACGGAAGGCTTCCCCGCTGGAG ggggCGCCGCGCGGGCCACGGGCATGTCCCTGCAGTACTCGGCCCCAGGGGCGGAGGGCGTGGCCCAGCTGAAGCTGACTGCAGGGGAGGATGCACACGGCAGCAGGAAGCAGGCCACGGcgtggctggcagccatgcacAAG GCCGCCAAGCTGCTCCACGAATCTCGGGACCAGTAA
- the ZFYVE21 gene encoding zinc finger FYVE domain-containing protein 21 isoform X1, with protein sequence MSSEVAARCDAKKLVRSPSGLRMVPEHRAFGSPFGLEEPQWVPDKECPRCMQCDAKFDFLTRKHHCRRCGKCFCDKCCGQKVALPRMCFVDPVRQCAACALVSRKEAEFFDKQLRVLLSGATFLVSFGNSEKSEAMVCRLSSNQRYLLLDGASHHEIEVTHILAVQVLTEGFPAGDKDTHTYTSLLGSPPASEGGAARATGMSLQYSAPGAEGVAQLKLTAGEDAHGSRKQATAWLAAMHKAAKLLHESRDQ encoded by the exons ATGTCCTCCGAGGTGGCCGCCCGCTGCGACGCCAAGAAGTTGGTGCGCTCGCCCAGCGGCCTGCGCATGGTGCCCGAGCACCGCGCCTTCGGCAGCCCGTTCGGCCTGGAGGAGCCGCAGTGGGTCCCGGACAAGGAG TGCCCCCGGTGCATGCAGTGTGACGCCAAGTTTGACTTTCTCACCAGAAAG CACCACTGCCGCCGCTGCGGAAAGTGCTTCTGCGACAAGTGCTGCGGCCAGAAGGTGGCGCTGCCGCGCATGTGCTTCGTGGACCCCGTGCGCCAGTGCGCGGCCTGCGCGCTCGTGTCACGCAAGGAGGCTGAGTTCTTCGACAAGCAGCTCCGCGTGCTGCTCAGCG GAGCCACCTTCCTCGTAAGTTTTGGAAACTCCGAGAAATCAGAAGCGATGGTTTGTCGCCTTTCCAGCAACCAGAG GTACCTGCTGCTGGATGGGGCCAGCCACCACGAGATCGAGGTCACACACATCTTGGCCGTGCAGGTCCTCACGGAAGGCTTCCCCGCTGGAG ACAAAGACACGCACACTTACACCAGCCTCCTGGGGAGCCCACCCGCCTCCGAAG ggggCGCCGCGCGGGCCACGGGCATGTCCCTGCAGTACTCGGCCCCAGGGGCGGAGGGCGTGGCCCAGCTGAAGCTGACTGCAGGGGAGGATGCACACGGCAGCAGGAAGCAGGCCACGGcgtggctggcagccatgcacAAG GCCGCCAAGCTGCTCCACGAATCTCGGGACCAGTAA
- the ZFYVE21 gene encoding zinc finger FYVE domain-containing protein 21 isoform X3, whose translation MSSEVAARCDAKKLVRSPSGLRMVPEHRAFGSPFGLEEPQWVPDKECPRCMQCDAKFDFLTRKHHCRRCGKCFCDKCCGQKVALPRMCFVDPVRQCAACALVSRKEAEFFDKQLRVLLSVRLVLALASSLAGPAALAWWLLQCVEARALGWAFCEGRGDWRFHGQRSLTQSQHRPAQRGLQQRPLSCSFSSCLAHPLPSSVPTAGTLCPYRGLLQPPGSPAP comes from the exons ATGTCCTCCGAGGTGGCCGCCCGCTGCGACGCCAAGAAGTTGGTGCGCTCGCCCAGCGGCCTGCGCATGGTGCCCGAGCACCGCGCCTTCGGCAGCCCGTTCGGCCTGGAGGAGCCGCAGTGGGTCCCGGACAAGGAG TGCCCCCGGTGCATGCAGTGTGACGCCAAGTTTGACTTTCTCACCAGAAAG CACCACTGCCGCCGCTGCGGAAAGTGCTTCTGCGACAAGTGCTGCGGCCAGAAGGTGGCGCTGCCGCGCATGTGCTTCGTGGACCCCGTGCGCCAGTGCGCGGCCTGCGCGCTCGTGTCACGCAAGGAGGCTGAGTTCTTCGACAAGCAGCTCCGCGTGCTGCTCAGCG TGCGCCTGGTtctcgccctggccagctctCTGGCAGGCCCTgcggccctggcctggtggctcctgCAGTGTGTGgaggccagggccctgggctgggccttcTGTGAAGGACGTGGTGATTGGCGCTTCCACGGCCAGCGGAGCCTAACGCAGAGCCAGCACCGTCCTGCCCAGCGAGGGCTCCAGCAGCGCCCGCTGTCTTGCTCCTTCTCCTCTTGCCTTGCCCACCCGCTCCCTTCCTCCGTGCCCACAGCGGGCACACTGTGCCCTTACAGGGGCCTCCTGCAGCCTCCAGGCTCTCCTGCCCCATGA